CAGCAGCTGGTCGTCCACGGGGCTTCGCTCGCCATTGAGCCAGGGCATGAAGATGAGCTGGTCGCTGCCCGCGGGGATGCGCTCGGCCTCCTTCTCGAGGACCTTGTAGAGGTCCACCGACTCCGGGCCGTGTGCTTCCTGGCCACCGCTGGAGAGCTCCTCGTGGCCGAAGAGGATGTTGTCCTTGAGGAAGGAGAGGCAGATGCCGGCGGACTCCTGCTCGTTGGTGAGCAGGTAGCGGCCCGGCAGTGCCGAGGGCAGGGTGCCCATCTGGTGGAGGACGTCCGTCTTCTTGTAGGGCACGTGGCAGCTGAGCCAGGAGGACGTGCCGATGCACAGGTGGGGCTCGTGGTCGCGCACGGCGCCCGAGCCGACGGCGGCGGCGAGGATGTCCGGGGCGCCGGTGATGACCTGGACGTTGTCGCCGAGCCCCAGGGCGCGGGCGGCCTCGGGCTGGAGGGGGCCGAGCACGGTGGCGGCGGGCACCAGCTCGGGCAGCTTCTCGCGAGGCATGCCCGTCATCTGGAGGAGCCGGTCGTCGTAGTTGATGCGCGAGAGGTCGCGGTTGTCGGTCACCCAGTGCAGGGTGATGGAGTCATAGGAGGAGGCGAACTTGCCGCTCAGCCGCAGGTTGAGCCAGTCCTTGGGCTCCAGGAACTTGTAGGTGGCGCGGTAGACCTCGGGGTGCTCGCTCTGGAGGTAGAGGATGTGGCCGAGCGGGTCCTTCCCCGAGAGGGTGGGCGCGCCGCCGGTCAGCCGCACCCAGGTGAGCAGCCGGGCGATGCCGTAGCCCTCGATGGGCATGAACCCGTTGGCGACGCGCCGGACATGGGGGGCACCGCGCGAGTCCATCCAGATGATGGCGGGCCGCAGGGGCTTGCCCCGCTCGTCGACGGCGACGGTGCCGGACCACTGGGAGCTGACGTTGATGCCGATGATGTCGCTGACGGGGACGATGCCCTTGTCCAGCAACCGGCGCGTGCCGCGGACGATGGCGGCCCACCAGGACTC
This is a stretch of genomic DNA from Archangium violaceum. It encodes these proteins:
- a CDS encoding xylulokinase gives rise to the protein MPTPANASILAIDLGTSAVKLAAVTTRGKILGGEVEPLELDLLPEGGAEQDPESWWAAIVRGTRRLLDKGIVPVSDIIGINVSSQWSGTVAVDERGKPLRPAIIWMDSRGAPHVRRVANGFMPIEGYGIARLLTWVRLTGGAPTLSGKDPLGHILYLQSEHPEVYRATYKFLEPKDWLNLRLSGKFASSYDSITLHWVTDNRDLSRINYDDRLLQMTGMPREKLPELVPAATVLGPLQPEAARALGLGDNVQVITGAPDILAAAVGSGAVRDHEPHLCIGTSSWLSCHVPYKKTDVLHQMGTLPSALPGRYLLTNEQESAGICLSFLKDNILFGHEELSSGGQEAHGPESVDLYKVLEKEAERIPAGSDQLIFMPWLNGERSPVDDQLLRGGFFNQSLKTTRGHMVRAVLEGVAYNSRWLLTYVEKFVGRKLEPIRIIGGGARSKLWCQIVADVLDRRIHQVDEPVLANARGAAFQAAVALGHLTVEEIPSLVPIANTFEPNPKHRGLYDELFREFVNLYKCNKAIFARLNRARSA